The Gemmatimonadales bacterium genome contains the following window.
GCTCGCCGCGGCCCTCGCCTGCGCCGTCCCCGCCCTCCGCGCGGCGCGCGTGGATCCGATGGTGGCGTTGAGAGCGGAGTGAAGCAGACGGGTGGGGCTTGGGGCTTGGGCCCCGCCGCCCCGCAAACCCCAATCCCCAGTCACCCCGCCTGTCCGGGCCCCGTGGCCAGCTTTCGGCACCCCATCCCTAACCCCCGACGCCGAAACCCCATATTTCTAGGCCGATGAGCACGACAGCCCGCATCCTCGTCGCCGACGACCAGAAGGACGTCCTCGAGGCCCTCCGCCTCCTCCTCAAGGCCGAGGGGATGGAAGTCGTCACTGCCACGTCGCCCGCGACGATCCTCGCCGCGCTCGACGCGGGCGACTTCGAGGCGGCGCTGATGGACCTCAACTACACCCGCGACACCACGTCGGGCCGCGAGGGGTTCGACCTCCTCACCCGCATCCAGGCGCTCGACGCCACGCTGCCGGTGATCGTGATGACCGCGTGGGGGAGCGTCGAGGGCGCGGTGGAGGCGATGCGCCGGGGCGCGCGGGACTACATCGAGAAGCCGTGGGACAACGCGCGGCTGCTGGCGCAGCTCCGCACCCAGCTCGAGCTGGCGCGCGCCCTGCGCCGCAGCGCCCGGCTCGAGGAGCAGAACCGCCTCCTGGGCCGTGACGGCTTCCCCGACCTCATCGCCGAGTCGCCCGCGATGCAGCCGGTGCTCCGCCTGATGGAGCGCGTGGGGCCCAGCGACGCCACGGTCCTGGTGACGGGCGAGCACGGCACCGGCAAGGAGCTGGTCGCGCAGTGGCTGCACGCCTCCTCGCCGCGCGCCTCCCGGGCGCTGGTCACGGTGAACGTGGGCGGCCTCTCCGAGGGCGTGTTCGAGTCGGAGATCTTCGGCCACGTGAAGGGCGCGTTCACCGACGCCCGCACCGACCGCACCGGGCGGTTCGAGCTGGCCGAC
Protein-coding sequences here:
- a CDS encoding sigma-54 dependent transcriptional regulator, which codes for MSTTARILVADDQKDVLEALRLLLKAEGMEVVTATSPATILAALDAGDFEAALMDLNYTRDTTSGREGFDLLTRIQALDATLPVIVMTAWGSVEGAVEAMRRGARDYIEKPWDNARLLAQLRTQLELARALRRSARLEEQNRLLGRDGFPDLIAESPAMQPVLRLMERVGPSDATVLVTGEHGTGKELVAQWLHASSPRASRALVTVNVGGLSEGVFESEIFGHVKGAFTDARTDRTGRFELADGGTLFLDEIANVPLAQQAKLLRVLQTGEVERVGSSRTRRVDVRVIAATNAELRAEVAAGRFREDLLFRLNTIEIRLPPLRERRDDILPIALYCLKRSAARYRKPIAGFDRGAIEALHAHAWPGNVRELDHALERAVLLAASEVVRAGDLALQAPSGPAPGLEGMTLEDVERVLIQKALARFGGNVSQAAKQLGVSRSALYRRLKSHGL